The Arachis hypogaea cultivar Tifrunner chromosome 16, arahy.Tifrunner.gnm2.J5K5, whole genome shotgun sequence genome contains a region encoding:
- the LOC140180168 gene encoding uncharacterized protein translates to MAELIEYNLEDVDVAILAVRVALAKGMNWDDLSRMVKDEKKAGNPVASLIDKLHLERNCMTLLLANNPDEMDDDKKTLPVDKVEVDLALSAHANARRWYELKKK, encoded by the exons ATGGCAGAATTGATAGAATACAACTTAGAAGATGTGGATGTTGCTATATTAGCTGTTCGTGTAGCTCTTGCAAAGGGTATGAACTGGGATGACCTTTCACGTATGGTGAAAGATGAAAAGAAAGCTGGAAACCCTGTTGCTAGTCTCATTGACAAGCTCCATCTTGAGAGGAACTGTATGACTTTACTGTTGGCAAACAATCCTGATGAAATGGATGATGATAAGAAGACACTCCCTGTAGATAAG GTTGAAGTTGATTTAGCTCTCTCAGCTCATGCCAATGCTCGGAGGTGGTATGAACTTAAGAAAAAGTAA